In Pararge aegeria chromosome 27, ilParAegt1.1, whole genome shotgun sequence, one genomic interval encodes:
- the LOC120635575 gene encoding protein split ends-like, protein MRTLLAASVALLSLVALDASPCCCKTGKTTGTGGPSGGLGGLTSVLGGKKSNLVGNPINKVGALTGGAVGGKKSNVVGNPINKDCTLTGGAVGGKKSNLVGNPINKISGLTGGAVGGKKSNLVGNPINKVGTLTGGAVGGKKSNLVGNPINKVGAITGGAIGGKKSNLVGGLISTVGRLTGSLLGGTDDGKGSNVAGGVISKGVKSGQSNDDYIGIKKAKDLEYQKALKSNDLKSQGGQNTSGRDGSSNSRKSPCEQKNSNRNCKKSNLKSKDGKKPSSNSQNKSVWKSQGDQNNSGREGSNNNVKSQRDQTTSNRDGKSNDLKSKDGEQSSSNNDGNSDWKSQDDQNTSGRDGSSNSEKSQRDQTTSNRDGKSKDLKSKDGKQSSSDSDGDSDWKSQGDQNTSGRDGSSNNEKSQGEPKNSNRNEGSNNGKSQNEEKNSRSDGGSNDWKSQDDQNKSIRNDKSNDLKSQDGEQSSSDNKDWKSQGDQNTSGRDDSSNNGKSQGENSNRDGDSSESWKSQDKQEYQNNSKRTADDSSSLNVSSDKDYQKKSNRDGDASESWKSQDEQQYQKNSKRTADDSSSLNVSSDKDDQKKSNRDGDASESWKSQDEQQYQKNSKRTADDSSSLNVSSDKDDQKKSNRDGDASESWKSQDEQQYQKNSKRTADDSSSLNVSSDKDDQKKSNRDGDASESWKSQDEQQYQKNSKRTADDSSSLNVSSDKDDQKKSNRDGDASESWKSQDEQQYQKNSNRTADDSSSLNISSDKDYQKKSNRDGDASESWKSQDEQQYQKNSKRTADDSSSLNVSSDKDDQKKSNRDGDASESWKSQDEQQYQKNSKRTADDSSSLNVSSDKNDQKKSNRDGDASESWKSQDEQQYQKNSKRTADDSSSLNVSSDKDYQKKSNRDGDASESWKSQDEQQYQKNSKRTADDSSSLNVSSDKDYQKKSNRDGDASESWKSQDQQQYQKNSKRTADDSSSLNVSSDKDYQKKSNRDGDASESWKSQDEQQYQKNSKRTADDSSSLNVSSDKDYQKKSNRDGDASESWKSQDEQQYQKNSKRTADDSSSLNVSSDKDYQKKSNRDGDASESWKSQDEQQYQKNSKRTADDSSSLNVSSDKDDQKKSNRDGDASESWKSQDEQQYQKNSKRTADDSSSLNVSSDKNDQKKSNRDGDASESWKSQDEQQYQKNSKRTADDSSSLNVSSDKDYQKKSNRDGDASESWKSQDEQQYQKNSKRTADDSSSLNVSSDKDYQKKSNRDGDASESWKSQDEQQYQKNSKRTADDSSSLNVSSDKNDQKKSNRDGDASESWKSQDEQQYQKNSKRTADDSSSLNVSSDKDYQKKSNRDGDASESWKSQDEQQYQKNSKRTADDSSSLNVSSDKDYQKKSNRDGDASESWKSQDEQQYQKNSKRTADDSSSLNVSSDKDYQKKSNRDGDASESWKSQDQQQYQKNSKRTADDSSSLNVSSDKDYQKKSNRVGDASESWKSQDEQQYQKNSKRTADDSSSLNVSSDKDYQKKSNRDGDASESWKSQDEQQYQKNSKRTADDSSSLNVSSDKDYQKKSNRDGDASESWKSQDEQQYQKNSKRTADDSSSLNVSSDKDDQKKSNRDGDASESWKSQDEQQYQKNSKRTADDSSSLNVSSDKNDQKKSNRDGDASESWKSQDEQQYQKNSKRTADDSSSLNVSSDKDYQKKSNRDGDASESWKSQDEQQYQKNSKRTADDSSSLNVSSDKDYQKKSNRDGDASESWKSQDEQQYQKNSKRTADDSSSLNVSSDKDYQKKSNRDGDASESWKSQDQQQYQKNSKRTADDSSSLNVSSDKDYQKKSNRVGDASESWKSQDEQQYQKNSKRTADDSSSLNVSSDKDYQKKSNRDGDASESWKSQDEQQYQKNSKRTADDSSSLNVSSDKDYQKKSNRDGDASESWKSQDEQQYQKNSKRTADDSSSLNVSSDKDYQKKSNRDGDASESWKSQDEQQYQKNSKRTADDSSSLNVSSDKDYQKKSNRDGDASESWKSQDQQQYQKNSKRTADDSSSLNVSSDKDYQKKSNRVGDASESSKSQDEQQYQKNSKRTADDSSSLNVSSDKDYQKKSNRDGDASESWKSQDEQQYQKNSKRTADDSSSVNVSSDKDYQKKSNRDGDASVSWKSQDEQQYQKNSKRTADDSSSLNVSSDKDYQKKSNRDVDASESWKSQDIKDQSSPVGCARASVSTSDE, encoded by the exons ATGCGGACTCTATTAGCTGCCTCTGTGGCACTTCTG agccTGGTGGCTTTAGATGCTTCCCCGT GTTGCTGCAAAACGGGGAAAACAACCGGAACCGGAGGACCTTCTGGCGGTCTTGGCGGCCTTACTAGTGTTCTCGGTGGCAAAAAAAGCAACCTTGTTGGCAACCCGATAAACAAAGTTGGCGCCCTTACCGGTGGTGCGGTCGGTGGCAAAAAAAGCAACGTTGTTGGCAACCCGATAAACAAAGACTGCACCCTTACTGGTGGTGCAGTCGGTGGCAAAAAAAGCAACCTTGTTGGCAACCCGATAAACAAAATTAGCGGCCTAACTGGTGGTGCAGTCGGTGGCAAAAAAAGCAACCTTGTTGGCAACCCGATAAACAAAGTTGGCACCCTTACTGGTGGTGCAGTCGGTGGCAAAAAAAGCAACCTTGTTGGCAACCCGATAAACAAAGTTGGCGCTATTACTGGTGGTGCAATCGGTGGCAAGAAAAGCAATCTTGTGGGCGGTCTGATAAGCACTGTTGGCCGTCTTACTGGTAGTTTACTAGGTGGTACTGACGATGGTAAGGGAAGCAACGTTGCTGGCGGTGTGATAAGCAAAGGTGTTAAAAGTGGTCAAAGCAACGATGATTATATTGGCATTAAGAAAGCTAAAGATCTAGAATATCAAAAGGCCTTGAAAAGCAACGATTTGAAATCACAGGGTGGTCAAAATACCTCTGGTCGGGATGGTTCTAGTAACAGTAGAAAATCACCGTGCGAACAAAAGAACTCTAACCGCAACTGTAAAAAAAGCAATTTGAAATCAAAGGATGGTAAAAAACCCTCTAGCAATAGCCAGAATAAAAGCGTTTGGAAATCACAGGGTGATCAAAATAACTCTGGTCGCGAGGGTTCTAATAACAATGTAAAATCACAGCGTGATCAAACGACTTCTAATCGCGACGGTAAGAGTAACGATTTGAAATCAAAGGATGGTGAACAGAGCTCTAGCAACAACGACGGCAATAGCGATTGGAAATCACAGGATGATCAAAATACTTCTGGTCGCGATGGTTCTAGTAATAGTGAAAAATCACAGCGTGATCAAACGACTTCTAATCGCGACGGTAAAAGTAAGGATTTGAAATCAAAGGATGGTAAACAGAGCTCTAGCGACAGCGACGGCGATAGCGATTGGAAATCGCAGGGTGATCAAAATACTTCTGGTCGCGATGGTTCTAGTAATAATGAAAAATCACAGGGTGAACCAAAGAACTCTAATCGCAACGAAGGTAGTAACAATGGCAAAtcacaaaatgaagaaaaaaattctaGGAGTGATGGTGGTAGTAACGATTGGAAATCTCAGGATGATCAAAATAAGTCAATTCGCAACGATAAAAGTAATGATTTAAAATCACAGGATGGTGAACAGAGCTCTAGTGACAATAAGGATTGGAAATCACAGGGTGATCAAAATACCTCTGGTCGCGATGATTCTAGTAATAATGGAAAATCACAGGGTGAGAACTCTAATCGCGACGGTGATAGTAGTGAAAGTTGGAAATCACAGGATAAGCAAGAATATCAAAATAACTCTAAACGCACAGCCGATGACAGCAGCAGTTTGAATGTCTCTAGTGATAAAGATTATCAAAAGAAGTCTAATCGCGACGGTGATGCTAGTGAAAGTTGGAAATCACAGGATGAGCAACAATATCAAAAGAACTCTAAACGCACAGCTGATGACAGCAGCAGTTTGAATGTCTCTAGTGATAAAGATGATCAAAAGAAGTCTAATCGCGACGGTGATGCTAGTGAAAGTTGGAAATCACAGGATGAGCAACAATATCAAAAGAACTCTAAACGCACAGCTGATGACAGCAGCAGTTTGAATGTCTCTAGTGATAAAGATGATCAAAAGAAGTCTAATCGCGACGGTGATGCTAGTGAAAGTTGGAAATCACAGGATGAGCAACAATATCAAAAGAACTCTAAACGCACAGCTGATGACAGCAGCAGTTTGAATGTCTCTAGTGATAAAGATGATCAAAAGAAGTCTAATCGCGACGGTGATGCTAGTGAAAGTTGGAAATCACAGGATGAGCAACAATATCAAAAGAACTCTAAACGCACAGCTGATGACAGCAGCAGTTTGAATGTCTCTAGTGATAAAGATGATCAAAAGAAGTCTAATCGCGACGGTGATGCTAGTGAAAGTTGGAAATCACAGGATGAGCAACAATATCAAAAGAACTCTAACCGCACAGCTGATGACAGCAGCAGTTTGAATATCTCTAGTGATAAAGATTATCAAAAGAAGTCTAATCGCGACGGTGATGCTAGTGAAAGTTGGAAATCACAGGATGAGCAACAATATCAAAAGAACTCTAAACGCACAGCTGATGACAGCAGCAGTTTGAATGTCTCTAGTGATAAAGATGATCAAAAGAAGTCTAATCGCGACGGTGATGCTAGTGAAAGTTGGAAATCACAGGATGAGCAACAATATCAAAAGAACTCTAAACGCACAGCTGATGACAGCAGCAGTTTGAATGTCTCTAGTGATAAAAATGATCAAAAGAAGTCTAATCGCGACGGTGATGCTAGTGAAAGTTGGAAATCACAGGATGAGCAACAATATCAAAAGAACTCTAAACGCACAGCTGATGACAGCAGCAGTTTGAATGTCTCTAGTGATAAAGATTATCAAAAGAAGTCTAATCGCGACGGTGATGCTAGTGAAAGTTGGAAATCACAGGATGAGCAACAATATCAAAAGAACTCTAAACGCACAGCTGATGACAGCAGCAGTTTGAATGTCTCTAGTGATAAAGATTATCAAAAGAAGTCTAATCGCGACGGTGATGCTAGTGAAAGTTGGAAATCACAGGATCAGCAACAATATCAAAAGAACTCTAAACGCACAGCTGATGACAGCAGCAGTTTGAATGTCTCTAGTGATAAAGATTATCAAAAGAAGTCTAATCGCGACGGTGATGCTAGTGAAAGTTGGAAATCACAGGATGAGCAACAATATCAAAAGAACTCTAAACGCACAGCTGATGACAGCAGCAGTTTGAATGTCTCTAGTGATAAAGATTATCAAAAGAAGTCTAATCGCGACGGTGATGCTAGTGAAAGTTGGAAATCACAGGATGAGCAACAATATCAAAAGAACTCTAAACGCACAGCTGATGACAGCAGCAGTTTGAATGTCTCTAGTGATAAAGATTATCAAAAGAAGTCTAATCGCGACGGTGATGCTAGTGAAAGTTGGAAATCACAGGATGAGCAACAATATCAAAAGAACTCTAAACGCACAGCTGATGACAGCAGCAGTTTGAATGTCTCTAGTGATAAAGATGATCAAAAGAAGTCTAATCGCGACGGTGATGCTAGTGAAAGTTGGAAATCACAGGATGAGCAACAATATCAAAAGAACTCTAAACGCACAGCTGATGACAGCAGCAGTTTGAATGTCTCTAGTGATAAAAATGATCAAAAGAAGTCTAATCGCGACGGTGATGCTAGTGAAAGTTGGAAATCACAGGATGAGCAACAATATCAAAAGAACTCTAAACGCACAGCTGATGACAGCAGCAGTTTGAATGTCTCTAGTGATAAAGATTATCAAAAGAAGTCTAATCGCGACGGTGATGCTAGTGAAAGTTGGAAATCACAGGATGAGCAACAATATCAAAAGAACTCTAAACGCACAGCTGATGACAGCAGCAGTTTGAATGTCTCTAGTGATAAAGATTATCAAAAGAAGTCTAATCGCGACGGTGATGCTAGTGAAAGTTGGAAATCACAGGATGAGCAACAATATCAAAAGAACTCTAAACGCACAGCTGATGACAGCAGCAGTTTGAATGTCTCTAGTGATAAAAATGATCAAAAGAAGTCTAATCGCGACGGTGATGCTAGTGAAAGTTGGAAATCACAGGATGAGCAACAATATCAAAAGAACTCTAAACGCACAGCTGATGACAGCAGCAGTTTGAATGTCTCTAGTGATAAAGATTATCAAAAGAAGTCTAATCGCGACGGTGATGCTAGTGAAAGTTGGAAATCACAGGATGAGCAACAATATCAAAAGAACTCTAAACGCACAGCTGATGACAGCAGCAGTTTGAATGTCTCTAGTGATAAAGATTATCAAAAGAAGTCTAATCGCGACGGTGATGCTAGTGAAAGTTGGAAATCACAGGATGAGCAACAATATCAAAAGAACTCTAAACGCACAGCTGATGACAGCAGCAGTTTGAATGTCTCTAGTGATAAAGATTATCAAAAGAAGTCTAATCGCGACGGTGATGCTAGTGAAAGTTGGAAATCACAGGATCAGCAACAATATCAAAAGAACTCTAAACGCACAGCTGATGACAGCAGCAGTTTGAATGTCTCTAGTGATAAAGATTATCAAAAGAAGTCTAATCGCGTCGGTGATGCTAGTGAAAGTTGGAAATCACAGGATGAGCAACAATATCAAAAGAACTCTAAACGCACAGCTGATGACAGCAGCAGTTTGAATGTCTCTAGTGATAAAGATTATCAAAAGAAGTCTAATCGCGACGGTGATGCTAGTGAAAGTTGGAAATCACAGGATGAGCAACAATATCAAAAGAACTCTAAACGCACAGCTGATGACAGCAGCAGTTTGAATGTCTCTAGTGATAAAGATTATCAAAAGAAGTCTAATCGCGACGGTGATGCTAGTGAAAGTTGGAAATCACAGGATGAGCAACAATATCAAAAGAACTCTAAACGCACAGCTGATGACAGCAGCAGTTTGAATGTCTCTAGTGATAAAGATGATCAAAAGAAGTCTAATCGCGACGGTGATGCTAGTGAAAGTTGGAAATCACAGGATGAGCAACAATATCAAAAGAACTCTAAACGCACAGCTGATGACAGCAGCAGTTTGAATGTCTCTAGTGATAAAAATGATCAAAAGAAGTCTAATCGCGACGGTGATGCTAGTGAAAGTTGGAAATCACAGGATGAGCAACAATATCAAAAGAACTCTAAACGCACAGCTGATGACAGCAGCAGTTTGAATGTCTCTAGTGATAAAGATTATCAAAAGAAGTCTAATCGCGACGGTGATGCTAGTGAAAGTTGGAAATCACAGGATGAGCAACAATATCAAAAGAACTCTAAACGCACAGCTGATGACAGCAGCAGTTTGAATGTCTCTAGTGATAAAGATTATCAAAAGAAGTCTAATCGCGACGGTGATGCTAGTGAAAGTTGGAAATCACAGGATGAGCAACAATATCAAAAGAACTCTAAACGCACAGCTGATGACAGCAGCAGTTTGAATGTCTCTAGTGATAAAGATTATCAAAAGAAGTCTAATCGCGACGGTGATGCTAGTGAAAGTTGGAAATCACAGGATCAGCAACAATATCAAAAGAACTCTAAACGCACAGCTGATGACAGCAGCAGTTTGAATGTCTCTAGTGATAAAGATTATCAAAAGAAGTCTAATCGCGTCGGTGATGCTAGTGAAAGTTGGAAATCACAGGATGAGCAACAATATCAAAAGAACTCTAAACGCACAGCTGATGACAGCAGCAGTTTGAATGTCTCTAGTGATAAAGATTATCAAAAGAAGTCTAATCGCGACGGTGATGCTAGTGAAAGTTGGAAATCACAGGATGAGCAACAATATCAAAAGAACTCTAAACGCACAGCTGATGACAGCAGCAGTTTGAATGTCTCTAGTGATAAAGATTATCAAAAGAAGTCTAATCGCGACGGTGATGCTAGTGAAAGTTGGAAATCACAGGATGAGCAACAATATCAAAAGAACTCTAAACGCACAGCTGATGACAGCAGCAGTTTGAATGTCTCTAGTGATAAAGATTATCAAAAGAAGTCTAATCGCGACGGTGATGCTAGTGAAAGTTGGAAATCACAGGATGAGCAACAATATCAAAAGAACTCTAAACGCACAGCTGATGACAGCAGCAGTTTGAATGTCTCTAGTGATAAAGATTATCAAAAGAAGTCTAATCGCGACGGTGATGCTAGTGAAAGTTGGAAATCACAGGATCAGCAACAATATCAAAAGAACTCTAAACGCACAGCTGATGACAGCAGCAGTTTGAATGTCTCTAGTGATAAAGATTATCAAAAGAAGTCTAATCGCGTCGGTGATGCTAGTGAAAGTTCGAAATCACAGGATGAGCAACAATATCAAAAGAACTCTAAACGCACAGCTGATGACAGCAGCAGTTTGAATGTCTCTAGTGATAAAGATTATCAAAAGAAGTCTAATCGCGACGGTGATGCTAGTGAAAGTTGGAAATCACAGGATGAGCAACAATATCAAAAGAACTCTAAACGCACAGCTGATGACAGCAGCAGTGTGAATGTCTCTAGTGATAAAGATTATCAAAAGAAGTCTAATCGCGACGGTGATGCTAGTGTAAGTTGGAAATCACAGGATGAGCAACAATATCAAAAGAACTCTAAACGCACAGCTGATGACAGCAGCAGTTTGAATGTCTCTAGTGATAAAGATTATCAAAAGAAGTCTAATCGCGACGTTGATGCTAGTGAAAGTTGGAAATCACAGGATATCAAAGATCAGTCATCCCCCGTTGGTTGTGCCCGCGCCAGTGTGTCAACGTCTGATGAATAA